CTTGATCAGTTCCGCCCGAGCCTTCGTGGCGAAGTCCTGATCTTTGGAGGCATACAGCACGGAGCGGGATACATTGATTACAGCTGGCTTGTTAAAGCCATCAGTTCCATACTCAGCTGCCTGCTCCAATGATCCTCCCTGCGCACCAACACCGGGGATAAGTAACGGCATATCGTCAGCAACTGCCCGGATCTCCTTTAGCTGTTCAGGCGCAGTAGCACCGATCACCAACCCACAGTTGCCAGTCTTGTTCCAGTAAGCAACTTTCTCAGCTACCACATGATAGAGTGGCTTACCGCTTACATCAAGCATCTGGAAATCCTTCGATCCTGAATTCGAGGTAAGACATAAGATGAAAACCCCTTTGTCCTTGTACTCGAGGAACGGTCGCAGGGAATCGTAACCCATATATGGGCTTAGCGTGACCCAGTCCCCTCCCAACCCTTCGAAAACAGCCTTGGCATAATGGCTAGCCGTATTACCTATGTCGCCCCGCTTGGCATCAATAATCACCGGTACATCCTTGGGAATACGATCCACGATCATTCGCAAAAGCGAGATTCCATCGTAACCATAGGATTCATAGAAAGCAAGATTCGGCTTATAGGCACAAACAACATCTTTGGTGGCCTCCACAATCTGGAGCGCGAAATCGAACATCCCCTTGGCATTCCTTGTATATTCGGAAGGCATACGTTTGGGGTCAAGGTCTAATCCCAGACAGATCATCGATTTGGCTTTTGACTGAGCATTCAGCAACTTATCCAGCGCGTTCATTCGTATTTCCTCACTTTGCCCTTCAGGTCGGCAATGGATGTCAGTTTCTTGCGTTTCAGGTACTGCCTCAGATCGCTTACAATCCTGACCGGGAGAGACGGCTCCACAAACAGGGCGGTTCCAATTTCGACCGCTGTCGCGCCGCACAGTATGAACTCAATCACGTCCTCTGCAC
This Candidatus Zixiibacteriota bacterium DNA region includes the following protein-coding sequences:
- the pyrF gene encoding orotidine-5'-phosphate decarboxylase, with amino-acid sequence MNALDKLLNAQSKAKSMICLGLDLDPKRMPSEYTRNAKGMFDFALQIVEATKDVVCAYKPNLAFYESYGYDGISLLRMIVDRIPKDVPVIIDAKRGDIGNTASHYAKAVFEGLGGDWVTLSPYMGYDSLRPFLEYKDKGVFILCLTSNSGSKDFQMLDVSGKPLYHVVAEKVAYWNKTGNCGLVIGATAPEQLKEIRAVADDMPLLIPGVGAQGGSLEQAAEYGTDGFNKPAVINVSRSVLYASKDQDFATKARAELIKLNSAVSHIRGGDVAPPSEPVSPGSTSSGTVVSVSAELSPEEPAASVEPLPQPPALNNAESVPEESATSVEPSSPPPSPPEDS
- a CDS encoding dihydroorotate dehydrogenase, which translates into the protein AEDVIEFILCGATAVEIGTALFVEPSLPVRIVSDLRQYLKRKKLTSIADLKGKVRKYE